The SAR324 cluster bacterium sequence TGCCGGATGGCATAATTCATCCCATGGTCCTGATTTTCATGATGCCTGTGTCGGCATTGGTTCGGATGAATATTTCGGCGCAGTGGAAATGCATCTGGTTTCCTCGGATTGGTATGCGCACCAGCATCATCTGAATCCGGCATACAACAATGTGATTCTTCATGTATGTCTGTATAAGGACAAGGCACAGGCCATTCATTGTCAGTCCGGTGCCGAAATTCCTGAGCTGGTGTTGGCCGATCAGATCGCCATTCCAGGCTCAATGGAGCTTGATCCGTCTGTGATTTTGCCACAATACCATGAATTGCCAGGACGTTGTGGCGCGGTGGCCGCCCACCAGTCTTGTCATCAACTACTTTCCGTTATCGGGCATGCCGCGGAACATCGAATGTCGATCAAATCACAGAAGCTTCTGGAACTTTGGGATACGCATGATCCTGAAGAACTGTTGTTTCAGTCCATTTTCCGAGTTTTGGGTTATCCAAACTATGCGGATGCCTTTCAGGAATTGGGAGCGCTCTATCCCCTGAAATTTCTGTTGCCAATGCTGCGTCAGCCTCAGCGATATACCAGAGCGGAAATCCTCGCACGCTGGTTTGGCACATGCGGTCTGCTTGAAAACCTGCCTGACCGTATTGATGATCCGTCTTTGCGCAAGGAACTCAGTCATTGGCGCCAGATCTGGCAGGAACTTCCTGATAAACCGTCCTATCAGGTATCCCTCAAAAATCCGCAACGTCCTCAAAACTCACCAGAACGGAGGTTGCTCGGCATGTATCATCATCTGTATCGGATTGCGTCAGAAGGGTTGTTGAAATCATGGCTGAAATTGATGGAATCCCTGTCGGATGTCCGGCAGGACAAGCATCTTGGGAAAACCACGTTATCAATGACTCAGGGAATGTTCCCCACACCAGACTGGGAAACATGGGCGGCATTTCTATCCATCGGAAGTGGTCGTGTGTCACAGGGGTTGCAATTAGTAGGTCGAGACCGGTGCCTGTTGTTATGGGCCAATGCGATTGTACCCTTTTTTTTCGTATATTCCCGAAAGGCGCATCTTGATGAAATGGAAAAACTGGTCTATCAGCTATTCATCGCTCTTCCTCCCGAAGCGGATAACCAACACACCCGGTTTATGCAAAAGAGATTGGACTGGCAGTCCCTTGCCGCTAAACCCTTAAAAACACTTGGCGTTCAACAGGGATTGATTCAGATCAGAAGTGATTTTTGCCAAAATTTTTATCAAGGTTGCCAGCAATGCGAATTTCCTGATCTGATAAGGCCCCTGATAGATTGAGCACATGAATTTATGATTTGTGTACGAAAATTATTGAATTGTGACCTTTGGGGATCATGGCTATCATGTGCCACATTTTTATGAAGACATCCATGTTTGCTATGGAACGACAAAAGAATAACTGCCCAAAGTTTTTTAACACACTCCCCTTGCCCAGGTCTGTAGAGACGCGCTATAGCACGTCTCTACGAATGCACGGCAGGAAATGTCTTTTGAAAAGTCTGTAGAGACGCGCTATAGCACGTCTCTACGCATGCACGGCAGGAAATGTCTTTTGAAAAGTTATGGAAGTTGTTTTTTGAGTACTCCGATGGAATGAAAACGGCTCAAATCTATTTTTTCAAATGACCCCTGCTGATGACAACATCAGATTTTATCCATTTTCCGAGACTGATCCATGAATAGTTTTCCTCTCATAAACATTGTTCTTCTGGGGGGCTCGAGCCCAATCGGGCGGGAGTTTTTTAAGGTTGTGGCCACACACACTCAGGGAAATATCAGAATAAACGCACTGACCGATGATCCCGGTGAACTTCCTGAATACCCGTTTATCACGGCGGTGTTGGGGGAGTTGCCGCAGGTTCCAGAAAAGCTGTTTCCGGAAAAACCATTTATTTTGATTAATTTTGGCAATGATTCGGACAAGGAATCCAAACGTCGTGTCAAACTGGAGAATGTATCAGGAACCCAGGCTTTGATGGGTGCTCTTCCAGAGCATGTCATGGGTGTTCTTTATGGCAGTTCAATGTCTGTTTATGGTTCAGGCGCACTGGATGATATTCATGAAAGTGTTCCGGTGAATCCACAAACGCCTGTTGCGGAATCGCTGGCCAAAGCGGAAAAAATAGTTCTTGATAAAATGAAAGACATGAAAAAATGCGCTTTTATTTTAAGGCCTCATCTCATTTTGAATGCTGACGATGAATCTTCTTCGTTGAGAGGCATTTTGAAACTGGCTCAGCGTGGACTCAATCTTAATCAGGGAAAGTCCCAGTTTTCTGTGATAAGCGTTGGTGATTACGCACAAATTATTTTCAGACTGATCCTCCAGATTTTCAAGCGTGATGAGATGGATGCACCCGTACAGCGGGCATTGAATGTTGGTTATAGAGAGGCCTTATCATTACAGCGGATGTTGGCCGTCATTTGTGAAATCTATGAATTATCCATTCCAGAAAATAATATCTCACTTCCCGCATGGTCCATCGAAACATTAAAAATGATTCCGATTCCTCAGATTGGTCGTCTGCTCAGCCATGTGGAGAGCCTTGGTTTTTCAAAAAACGGCAATATTTCTACTCTTGAAGCTGAAATTGGCAGTGACTTGCTGGATCAATCCGCTGAAAACATATTGAGGCAAGTGATCGTAGAAATGAAACAAACGATACTGGAAAACGAAGAATTACCTCTGGAAGAAGAGGATAACGATTGAAATTTTCTCAAAGATTAAAAAAGGGGTTGACATCCTTGCCTGGAAAGTATTCAAAAAATGAGAGAGTATCGTTCAATTTTTTCAAACAATGATGTCCTGGGGCTGGATTGAAAAGAGCAATACATTCACCCCTATGGAAAATGGAGCAATATGGCAAAAATATTGATTGTTGATGATTCTGACAAGATTGTAAACGACCTTGATCACTTCTTTAGAGAACAGGGATTTGAAATTCTCACCGCAGGGGATGGGGAACAGGGGTTGGATATTGTCAGAAACAATCCGGATATTGATTTGGTGATTACCGATATGGCCATGCCCAAAATGGATGGACTGACCATGTCAGAAAAAATTCGGAATGAACTGCAGAACAGCAAAGTGCGAATTCTGGCGTTGACAACGACCTCAGACCGTCATGTGAAAGAACGAAGACATGCTGCGGGAATCACTGTCTGGGGCGTGAAACCCTTTCATGGCGAATCGGCAATTGATGTGATTCATCATTTACTCAAAATGCCGGAACACTCTGCGTCCCGTAAAACAAAACAGTGACACCCCAAAACAAGGATAAGTGCCTGCCAGTGTTTCATATCCCAAAGATTCTAAAAATTCCTTGTTATTTCAATATTCACAACTAGAATGCACTTGCATGACTATTCAGGTACCTGGCATACAGTATCTGCATTGTTAGTTTTATTACTAAAGGAGGTTGTATGAATAAATTGTTGGGTTTGAGTGTGGTTGTCATCCTGTTTTTTCTCATGGGAAGTTGCAGTAAAAGCGCTGACCCCCGTCCCCCCAGTGATCAGGATAATTTGAAGGGACCACAAAATGATCTTCAGCAACAGATGTCAGAAGTGGTGACAAAGCAGGAGGCAAAGAAACAACAGGAGCAGGAGATTGAGCGTAAACAGGAGGAAGTGCGAAAACAGCAAATTGTGGAAGCCAAAAAACAACAGGAATTGCGTGTGCAGGCTTTGCCCAAACCAATCATTGACGCGCCTCTGGACGATGTGAATGTTCCTGATTATGCCTTGAAAACTATCTATTTTGACTTTGATAAAAGCGAACCGGCGCCAGAATACATGGATGTTCTGCAAAAAAACTATTCGTGGATCAAAAACCATCCCGATTTTAAAATCCGGATTGAAGGACATGCGGATGAACGGGGAAGCACAGAATACAATCTGGCCCTTGGTGAAAAAAGAGCACAGAGTATTTTCAGTTATTTACAGGACTTCGGGGTGGACCCGGCGCAATTTTATCTGTTGAGTCTGGGCGAAGAACATCCTGCTGATCCGGGGCATTCCTCAAGTGCCTGGGCCAAAAACCGTCGTGTTGAATTTGTTCGTTAATTTTTTTTATTTCTGATCTGATTTTTCCAATAGCTTGTCATTATGTCCCAATTCTCTCATTTGTTTCAGGAAAAAGGCATATTGACAATGGTTCTGGAAGGTTCACTGATGGGGCAACTGGTATTGGTTGCCCTCATGTTCATGTCATCGCTTTCATGGGCCATCATTGTCTTGAAATGGCTTCAGTTCCGCATTGTGATGCGTGAAAATGAACAATTCACCGGGGTTTTTAACGCACGTCAGGGGTTAGAATCCATTTATCAGCAAACCAAAGAATTTAAAATCTCGCCCTTGGCCAATCTGCTCCGCAGTGCCTACTGGGATTGGCTTCAATTACGCCACAAACTTTCTGAAAGCCAGGTCACTACGACATTGCTCCCCCATTTGCTGGATCACAGCTATTCCCGCATAGAACGCATTATTGAGCAAAATATTGTGATTCAACAATCCTGGCTTGATAGACGTTTGAGCACACTAGCTACCATTTCCAGCGCATCTCCATTTGTGGGTCTGTTTGGCACTGTACTCGGGATCATTGA is a genomic window containing:
- a CDS encoding OmpA family protein, translating into MSEVVTKQEAKKQQEQEIERKQEEVRKQQIVEAKKQQELRVQALPKPIIDAPLDDVNVPDYALKTIYFDFDKSEPAPEYMDVLQKNYSWIKNHPDFKIRIEGHADERGSTEYNLALGEKRAQSIFSYLQDFGVDPAQFYLLSLGEEHPADPGHSSSAWAKNRRVEFVR
- a CDS encoding MotA/TolQ/ExbB proton channel family protein, with the protein product MSQFSHLFQEKGILTMVLEGSLMGQLVLVALMFMSSLSWAIIVLKWLQFRIVMRENEQFTGVFNARQGLESIYQQTKEFKISPLANLLRSAYWDWLQLRHKLSESQVTTTLLPHLLDHSYSRIERIIEQNIVIQQSWLDRRLSTLATISSASPFVGLFGTVLGIIDSFQDIGVTGVTSLAAVAPGMSEALVATAAGLLAAIPALIAYNHYKQQTRLQANQLRNFSMDLLSRIEWTIYEHVSATG
- a CDS encoding DUF2851 family protein; translated protein: MTSAKISQPAPTENWLHALWVFPGLLKFNLQTVQGQDVQIKFAGWHNSSHGPDFHDACVGIGSDEYFGAVEMHLVSSDWYAHQHHLNPAYNNVILHVCLYKDKAQAIHCQSGAEIPELVLADQIAIPGSMELDPSVILPQYHELPGRCGAVAAHQSCHQLLSVIGHAAEHRMSIKSQKLLELWDTHDPEELLFQSIFRVLGYPNYADAFQELGALYPLKFLLPMLRQPQRYTRAEILARWFGTCGLLENLPDRIDDPSLRKELSHWRQIWQELPDKPSYQVSLKNPQRPQNSPERRLLGMYHHLYRIASEGLLKSWLKLMESLSDVRQDKHLGKTTLSMTQGMFPTPDWETWAAFLSIGSGRVSQGLQLVGRDRCLLLWANAIVPFFFVYSRKAHLDEMEKLVYQLFIALPPEADNQHTRFMQKRLDWQSLAAKPLKTLGVQQGLIQIRSDFCQNFYQGCQQCEFPDLIRPLID
- a CDS encoding response regulator translates to MAKILIVDDSDKIVNDLDHFFREQGFEILTAGDGEQGLDIVRNNPDIDLVITDMAMPKMDGLTMSEKIRNELQNSKVRILALTTTSDRHVKERRHAAGITVWGVKPFHGESAIDVIHHLLKMPEHSASRKTKQ
- a CDS encoding NAD-dependent epimerase/dehydratase family protein is translated as MNSFPLINIVLLGGSSPIGREFFKVVATHTQGNIRINALTDDPGELPEYPFITAVLGELPQVPEKLFPEKPFILINFGNDSDKESKRRVKLENVSGTQALMGALPEHVMGVLYGSSMSVYGSGALDDIHESVPVNPQTPVAESLAKAEKIVLDKMKDMKKCAFILRPHLILNADDESSSLRGILKLAQRGLNLNQGKSQFSVISVGDYAQIIFRLILQIFKRDEMDAPVQRALNVGYREALSLQRMLAVICEIYELSIPENNISLPAWSIETLKMIPIPQIGRLLSHVESLGFSKNGNISTLEAEIGSDLLDQSAENILRQVIVEMKQTILENEELPLEEEDND